The following proteins are encoded in a genomic region of Colletotrichum higginsianum IMI 349063 chromosome 9, whole genome shotgun sequence:
- a CDS encoding Major facilitator superfamily transporter — translation MSSLDEKHAPPDDAAAAATPDAEPTTAPTATTAATASDPVPRPAGWMYRGFRFRGKELWYASPRIQLFMVSFVCFLCPGMFNALGGLGGGGQVSTKASNDANTALYSTFAVAAFFAGTFANRLGLRLTLSLGGLGYCIYAASFLSYSHNQNEGFVIFAGAFLGVCAGLLWTGQGAIMMSYPPEHQKGRYISWFWMIFNLGAVIGALIPLGQNINKTSRSTVTDGTYAAFIVLMLLGAVLALFMCDAPRIIRDDGSRVIVMKNPSWQSEFRGLWDTLAQDPWIVLLFPMFFTSNVFYTYQTNDMNAPHFNTRTRSLNNLLYWSSQIIGALVMGYALDFPRVRRSVRAKASYVALFVLTMAIWGGGYAWQRKQAPRSEIEGNEAYPTIDWTDGGELYIGPMFLYMFYGFFDAVWQTSIYWYMGALSNSSRKAANLAGFYKGIQSAGAAVFWRLDGLGTEYNTIFGASWGCLAGALVIGAPIIFLKIKDTVSVEEDLKFSDETVADVVAPGTLDVKLDKEVA, via the exons ATGTCTTCGCTCGACGAGAAACACGCCCCtcccgacgacgccgccgccgccgccacgcccGATGCCGAACCCACTACGGCGCCgaccgccaccaccgccgccaccgcctccgaTCCCGTCCCCCGCCCCGCCGGATGGATGTACCGCGGCTTCCGCTTCCGCGGCAAGGAGCTCTGGTACGCCTCGCCCCGCATCCAGCTCTTCATGGTCTCCTTCGTCTGCTTCCTGTGCCCCGGCATGTtcaacgccctcggcggcctcggcggcggcggccaggtcTCGACAAAGGCCTCCAACGACGCCAACACGGCGCTGTACTCCaccttcgccgtcgccgccttcttcgccggcacCTTTGCCAaccgcctcggcctgcgCCTGACCCTCAGCCTGGGCGGCCTCGGCTACTGCATCTACGCCGCCTCCTTCCTGTCCTACTCCCACAACCAGAACGAGGGCTTCGTCatcttcgccggcgccttcctcggcgtctgCGCCGGCCTGCTGTGGACCGGCCAGGGCGCCATCATGATGTCCTACCCGCCCGAGCACCAAAAGGGCCGCTACATCTCGTGGTTCTGGATGATCTtcaacctcggcgccgtcatcggcgccctcATCCCCCTCGGCCAGAACATCAACAAGACCTCCCGCAGCACCGTCACCGACGGCACCTACGCCGCCTTCATCGTCCTCATgcttctcggcgccgtcctcgccctcttcatGTGCGACGCCCCCCGCATCATCCGCGACGACGGCTCCCGCGTCATCGTCATGAAGAACCCCTCCTGGCAGTCCGAGTTCCGCGGCCTCTGGGACACCCTCGCCCAGGACCCCTGGATCGTCCTGCTGTTCCCCATGTTCTTCACCTCCAACGTCTTCTACACCTACCAGACCAACGACATGAACGCCCCGCACTTCAACACCCGCACCCGCTCCCTCAACAACCTGCTCTACTGGTCCTCCCAGatcatcggcgccctcgtcatGGGCTACGCCCTCGACTTCCCCCGCGTCCGCCGCAGCGTGCGCGCAAAGGCCTCCTAcgtcgccctcttcgtcctgACCATGGCCATCTGGGGCGGCGGCTACGCCTGGCAGCGCAAGCAGGCGCCCCGCAGCGAGATCGAGGGCAACGAGGCCTACCCGACCATCGACTGgaccgacggcggcgagctgtACATCGGCCCCATGTTCCTGTACATGTTCTACGGCTTCTTCGACGCCGTCTGGCAGACGAGCATCTACTGGTACATGGGCGCCCTGTCCAACTCGTCCCGTAAGGCGGCGAACCTCGCCGGTTTCTACAAAG GCATTCagtccgccggcgccgccgtcttctggCGCCTCGACGGTCTCGGTACCGAGTACAACACCATCTTCGGCGCCTCGTGGGGCTGCCTCGCCGGCGctctcgtcatcggcgcccccatcatcttcctcaagatcaaggacaccgtctccgtcgaggaggacctcAAGTTCTCCGACGagaccgtcgccgacgtcgtcgcgccCGGCACACTCGACGTCaagctcgacaaggaggTCGCTTga